The following coding sequences are from one Streptomyces sp. NBC_01485 window:
- a CDS encoding nitrilase-related carbon-nitrogen hydrolase has product MANVVRAALVQATWTGDTESMVAKHEEHAREAARLGAKIIGFQEVFNAPYFCQVQEPEHYRWAEPVPDGPTVRRMQELARETGMVIVVPVFEVEQSGFYYNTAAVIDADGSYLGKYRKHHIPQVKGFWEKYYFKPGNLGWPVFDTAVGKIGVYICYDRHFPEGWRQLGLNGAQLVYNPSATHRGLSAHLWQLEQPAAAVANEYFVAAINRVGVEEYGDNDFYGTSYFVDPRGQFVGEVASGKDEELLVRDLDLDLVEEVRRQWAFYRDRRPDAYEGLVKP; this is encoded by the coding sequence ATGGCCAACGTCGTACGTGCCGCACTGGTCCAGGCCACCTGGACCGGCGACACCGAGTCCATGGTGGCGAAACACGAGGAGCACGCCCGCGAGGCGGCCCGCCTGGGCGCGAAGATCATCGGGTTCCAGGAGGTCTTCAACGCTCCCTACTTCTGCCAGGTCCAGGAGCCGGAGCACTACCGCTGGGCCGAGCCGGTCCCCGACGGGCCGACCGTGCGTCGTATGCAGGAGCTCGCGCGCGAGACGGGCATGGTGATCGTCGTGCCGGTCTTCGAGGTCGAGCAGTCCGGTTTCTACTACAACACCGCCGCCGTGATCGACGCCGACGGCTCGTACCTCGGCAAGTACCGCAAGCACCACATCCCGCAGGTGAAGGGCTTCTGGGAGAAGTACTACTTCAAGCCCGGCAACCTCGGCTGGCCCGTCTTCGACACCGCCGTCGGCAAGATCGGCGTCTACATCTGCTACGACCGCCACTTCCCGGAGGGCTGGCGTCAACTCGGGCTCAACGGCGCCCAGTTGGTCTACAACCCGTCTGCCACCCACCGCGGCCTCTCCGCCCACCTCTGGCAGTTGGAGCAGCCCGCCGCCGCGGTCGCCAACGAGTACTTCGTCGCCGCGATCAACCGGGTCGGCGTCGAGGAGTACGGCGACAACGACTTCTACGGGACCTCGTACTTCGTCGACCCGCGGGGTCAGTTCGTCGGCGAGGTCGCCAGCGGAAAGGACGAGGAACTCCTCGTCCGCGACCTCGACCTCGACCTGGTCGAGGAGGTCCGCCGGCAGTGGGCCTTCTACCGCGACCGCCGTCCCGATGCCTACGAAGGGCTGGTAAAGCCGTGA
- a CDS encoding aspartate aminotransferase family protein produces MSDLYDRHRSVLPDWLALYYEDPLEITHGEGRHVWDADGNKYLDFFGGILTTMTAHALPEVTKAVSEQAGRINHSSTLYLNRPMVDLAERVAHISGIPDARVFFTTSGTEANDTALLLATTHRRSNTILAMRNSYHGRSFSAVGITGNRGWSPTSLSPLQTLYVHGGVRGRGPFADLGDAEFVDACVEDLKDLLGHTRAPAALIAEAIQGVGGFTSPPDGLYAAFREVLNAHGILWIADEVQTGWGRTGEHFWGWQAHAQNGPPDIVTFAKGIGNGMSIGGVIARSEIMNCLDANSISTFGGTQVTMAAGLANLGYLLEHDLQGNARRVGGLLIERLRGVAAQDPGVREVRGRGLMIGVELTRPGTDLADPDRASAVLEAARADGLLIGKGGGHSTSVLRVAPPLSLTVAEAEEGAAILESALRTTQ; encoded by the coding sequence GTGAGCGACCTCTACGACCGCCACCGGAGCGTCCTGCCGGACTGGCTCGCCCTCTACTACGAGGACCCGCTGGAGATCACCCACGGCGAGGGCCGCCACGTCTGGGACGCCGACGGCAACAAGTACCTCGACTTCTTCGGCGGCATCCTCACCACGATGACCGCGCACGCGCTGCCCGAGGTGACGAAGGCGGTGAGCGAGCAGGCCGGGCGGATCAACCATTCGTCCACGCTCTACCTCAACCGGCCCATGGTCGACCTCGCCGAGCGCGTCGCGCACATCAGCGGCATCCCCGACGCCCGCGTCTTCTTCACCACCTCGGGCACCGAGGCCAACGACACGGCGCTGCTGCTCGCCACCACCCACCGGCGCAGCAACACGATCCTCGCGATGCGCAACAGCTACCACGGGCGTTCCTTCAGCGCGGTCGGCATCACCGGCAACCGCGGCTGGTCCCCGACCTCGCTGTCCCCGCTGCAGACGCTGTACGTGCACGGCGGGGTGCGCGGGCGCGGTCCCTTCGCCGACCTCGGCGACGCCGAGTTCGTCGACGCCTGCGTCGAGGACCTGAAGGACCTGCTCGGGCACACCCGCGCGCCCGCCGCCCTGATCGCCGAGGCCATCCAGGGCGTCGGCGGCTTCACCTCACCGCCGGACGGACTGTACGCGGCGTTCCGCGAGGTGCTGAACGCGCACGGGATCCTGTGGATCGCCGACGAGGTGCAGACCGGCTGGGGCCGCACCGGCGAGCACTTCTGGGGCTGGCAGGCGCACGCGCAGAACGGCCCGCCGGACATCGTCACCTTCGCCAAGGGCATCGGCAACGGCATGTCCATCGGCGGTGTCATCGCCCGCTCCGAGATCATGAACTGCCTGGACGCCAACAGCATCTCCACGTTCGGCGGCACCCAGGTCACCATGGCGGCCGGCCTCGCCAACCTCGGCTATCTGCTGGAACACGACCTCCAGGGCAACGCCCGGCGGGTCGGCGGTCTGCTCATCGAGCGGCTGCGGGGCGTCGCCGCCCAGGACCCCGGCGTACGGGAGGTGCGCGGGCGCGGACTGATGATCGGCGTCGAACTGACCAGGCCCGGCACCGACCTGGCCGACCCGGACCGGGCGTCCGCCGTGCTGGAGGCGGCCCGCGCCGACGGGCTGCTGATCGGCAAGGGCGGCGGCCACAGCACCAGCGTGCTGCGCGTCGCCCCGCCGCTGTCCCTGACCGTGGCGGAGGCCGAGGAGGGCGCCGCGATCCTCGAAAGCGCGCTGAGGACCACGCAGTAG
- a CDS encoding PucR family transcriptional regulator has protein sequence MTITLEPWGPVEPLEPALSVRQVLALERVLAGEPEVVAGEGQLDRPVRWVHVAEAADVGVMLSGGEMVLTTGVLLAGDESAQTEYIRSLHRAEAAAVVLGLGRAFPAPPDVMRRAAERCGLPMVVLHRPFPFAELTEEVQSRLVRRKFAAISLSEAVRTALTGLITAGAPLQLLLDVVAQHAGCPVVVTNLAHRVLATAGERSAVDDVLRDWERIARQAGGSEGDGWIRAELGGRGERWGQIMLCGHRGVAADGRLLADRAAEALVLHRMLGGTSAHTWEEQSAQSLLTDLISGVVPARQLLPRARAAGLPVNRRTFVPLVVRDGDPAQLDRMLRLLGLPGLVAELADGATAVLLSLARDQDAAALAAHFAARLRTGSGETRRIVAAAEERTVWDDVPAGLREAQHVADAVADSPAAPDLPAVVRLKDVHLRGLVRLLRDDPRVQSFAERELDGLLCAAGDDLLAVLRTYLATGRNKSRTAQLHHVSRPALYRRLEAIEGRLGVDLDDFEQAASVHIALLAHDAQQA, from the coding sequence ATGACCATCACCCTGGAGCCCTGGGGCCCCGTGGAGCCCCTGGAACCCGCCCTGTCGGTCCGTCAGGTCCTCGCCCTGGAACGGGTGTTGGCCGGGGAGCCCGAGGTGGTGGCCGGCGAGGGCCAGCTCGACCGGCCGGTGCGCTGGGTGCACGTCGCCGAGGCCGCGGACGTCGGCGTCATGCTCAGCGGCGGCGAGATGGTCCTCACCACCGGCGTGCTGCTGGCCGGCGACGAGAGCGCGCAGACCGAGTACATCCGGTCCCTGCACCGGGCGGAGGCCGCGGCCGTGGTGCTGGGCCTGGGCCGCGCCTTCCCGGCCCCGCCGGACGTGATGCGGCGGGCCGCCGAGCGGTGCGGGCTGCCGATGGTGGTGCTCCACCGGCCGTTCCCCTTCGCCGAGTTGACGGAGGAGGTCCAGTCCAGGCTGGTCCGGCGCAAGTTCGCCGCCATCAGTCTGTCGGAGGCCGTACGGACCGCGCTCACCGGGCTGATCACCGCGGGCGCCCCGCTGCAACTGCTGCTGGACGTGGTCGCCCAGCACGCCGGCTGTCCCGTCGTCGTCACCAACCTCGCCCACCGGGTGCTGGCGACGGCGGGGGAGCGGTCGGCGGTCGACGACGTGCTGCGGGACTGGGAACGTATCGCCCGGCAGGCCGGCGGCAGCGAGGGCGACGGCTGGATCCGCGCCGAACTCGGCGGACGCGGCGAGCGGTGGGGACAGATCATGCTCTGCGGGCACCGCGGCGTCGCGGCGGACGGACGGCTGCTCGCCGACCGGGCCGCCGAGGCCCTCGTCCTGCACCGCATGCTCGGCGGCACCTCCGCCCACACCTGGGAGGAGCAGTCCGCGCAGAGCCTGCTCACCGACCTGATCTCCGGCGTCGTACCGGCCCGGCAACTGCTGCCACGGGCCCGCGCGGCCGGCCTCCCCGTCAACCGGCGCACCTTCGTCCCCCTGGTCGTACGGGACGGCGACCCGGCCCAACTCGACCGGATGCTCCGCCTGTTGGGCCTGCCTGGGCTCGTCGCCGAACTCGCGGACGGGGCGACGGCGGTGCTGCTGAGCCTCGCCCGCGACCAGGACGCCGCCGCACTCGCCGCGCACTTCGCCGCCCGGCTGCGGACCGGGTCGGGGGAGACCCGCAGGATCGTCGCGGCGGCCGAGGAGCGCACCGTCTGGGACGACGTGCCCGCCGGGCTGCGCGAGGCCCAGCACGTCGCGGACGCCGTGGCCGACTCCCCGGCCGCCCCCGACCTCCCGGCCGTCGTCCGCCTCAAGGACGTCCATCTACGGGGCCTGGTAAGGCTGTTGAGGGACGACCCGCGAGTGCAGTCCTTCGCGGAACGGGAGCTCGACGGGCTGCTGTGCGCCGCCGGGGACGACCTGCTCGCCGTACTGCGGACCTATCTGGCGACCGGCCGCAACAAGTCCCGAACCGCCCAGCTCCACCACGTCTCCCGGCCCGCGCTGTACCGACGGCTGGAGGCGATAGAAGGGCGGCTGGGCGTGGACCTCGACGACTTCGAACAGGCCGCCTCAGTACACATCGCGCTCCTCGCGCACGACGCGCAACAGGCCTGA
- a CDS encoding nitrilase-related carbon-nitrogen hydrolase yields the protein MSRVIRAAIFQTAWTGDKESMIQVHEQAVRDAAAQGAQVLCFQELFYGPYFCQVQDPQFYEYAERIPDGPMVERFQALAREHGIVLVLPMYEEEQPGVLYNTAAVIDADGSYLGKYRKHHIPQVNGFWEKFYFRPGNVGWPVFDTAVGKIGVYICYDRHFPEGWRALGLAGAEIVFNPSATSRGLSAYLWQLEQPAAAVANEYFVGAINRVGVEELGDNDFYGTSYFVDPEAQFVGEVASDKESELVVRDLDLAKLREVRDRWQFYRDRRPDAYPPLTAP from the coding sequence ATGAGCAGAGTGATCCGTGCCGCGATATTCCAGACGGCCTGGACCGGCGACAAGGAATCGATGATCCAGGTGCACGAGCAGGCGGTGCGCGACGCGGCCGCGCAGGGCGCTCAAGTGCTGTGTTTCCAGGAGCTGTTCTACGGACCGTACTTCTGCCAGGTCCAGGACCCGCAGTTCTACGAGTACGCCGAGCGGATCCCCGACGGCCCCATGGTCGAGCGCTTCCAGGCACTCGCCCGGGAACACGGCATCGTCCTGGTGCTGCCGATGTACGAGGAGGAGCAGCCCGGCGTCCTCTACAACACCGCCGCCGTGATCGACGCGGACGGCTCGTACCTCGGCAAGTACCGCAAGCACCACATCCCGCAGGTCAACGGCTTCTGGGAGAAGTTCTACTTCCGCCCCGGGAACGTCGGCTGGCCGGTCTTCGACACGGCCGTCGGCAAGATCGGCGTCTACATCTGCTACGACCGCCACTTCCCGGAGGGCTGGCGCGCGCTGGGGCTGGCGGGCGCGGAGATCGTCTTCAACCCGTCGGCGACCTCACGCGGCCTGTCCGCCTACCTGTGGCAGTTGGAGCAGCCGGCGGCCGCGGTCGCCAACGAGTACTTCGTCGGCGCGATCAACCGGGTCGGAGTCGAGGAACTCGGCGACAACGACTTCTACGGGACCTCGTACTTCGTGGACCCGGAGGCCCAGTTCGTCGGCGAGGTGGCCAGCGACAAGGAGAGCGAACTCGTCGTCCGCGACCTCGACCTGGCCAAGCTGCGCGAGGTCCGTGACCGCTGGCAGTTCTACCGGGACCGCCGCCCCGACGCATACCCCCCGCTGACCGCTCCGTAA
- the hydA gene encoding dihydropyrimidinase, translating into MSSRTVIRGGLVITASDEIHADVLIEDGRIAALAASGTSAAEAWTAERVIEAAGKYVIPGGVDAHTHMELPFGGTFASDTFETGTRAAAWGGTTTIVDFAVQSVGNSLREGLDAWHAKAEGNCAIDYGFHMIVSDVNQDTLKEMDLLVQEGVTSFKQFMAYPGVFYSDDGQILRAMQRSAENGALIMMHAENGIAIDVLVEQALARGETDPRYHGEVRKALLEAEATHRAIKLAQVAGAPLYVVHVSAMEALAELAKARDEGLNVFGETCPQYLFLSTDNLAEPDFEGSKYVCSTPLRPREHQAKLWQGLRTNDLQVVSTDHCPFCFVGQKELGRGDFSKIPNGLPGVENRMDLLHQGVVEGRISRRRWIEIACATPARMFGMYPKKGTIAPGADADVVIYDPHAEQIISAETHHMNVDYSAYEGKRLTGRVETVLSRGELVITEREYTGHAGHGVYTPRSTCQYLN; encoded by the coding sequence ATGAGCAGCCGAACCGTCATCCGCGGCGGACTCGTCATCACCGCGTCCGACGAGATCCACGCCGACGTCCTGATCGAGGACGGCCGGATCGCCGCCCTCGCCGCCTCCGGCACCTCGGCCGCCGAGGCCTGGACCGCCGAGAGGGTCATCGAAGCCGCCGGGAAGTACGTGATCCCGGGCGGGGTCGACGCCCACACGCACATGGAGCTGCCGTTCGGCGGCACCTTCGCCTCCGACACCTTCGAGACCGGCACCAGGGCGGCCGCCTGGGGCGGTACGACGACCATCGTCGACTTCGCCGTGCAGAGCGTCGGAAACAGCCTGCGCGAGGGCCTGGACGCCTGGCACGCCAAGGCGGAGGGCAACTGCGCGATCGACTACGGCTTCCACATGATCGTCTCCGACGTGAACCAGGACACGCTCAAGGAGATGGACCTGCTCGTCCAGGAGGGGGTGACCTCCTTCAAGCAGTTCATGGCCTACCCCGGCGTCTTCTACAGCGACGACGGCCAGATCCTGCGCGCCATGCAGCGCTCCGCCGAGAACGGCGCGCTGATCATGATGCACGCGGAGAACGGCATCGCCATCGACGTCCTGGTCGAACAGGCGCTGGCGCGCGGCGAGACGGATCCCCGCTACCACGGTGAAGTGCGCAAGGCGCTGCTCGAGGCCGAGGCCACCCACCGCGCGATCAAGCTCGCGCAGGTCGCGGGTGCCCCGCTGTACGTGGTGCACGTGTCGGCGATGGAAGCGCTGGCGGAACTCGCCAAGGCCCGCGACGAAGGCCTGAACGTCTTCGGCGAGACCTGCCCCCAGTATCTGTTCCTCTCGACGGACAACCTCGCCGAGCCCGACTTCGAGGGCTCCAAGTACGTGTGCAGCACCCCGCTGCGGCCCAGGGAACACCAGGCCAAGCTGTGGCAGGGCCTGCGGACCAACGACCTCCAGGTCGTCTCCACCGACCACTGCCCCTTCTGCTTCGTGGGCCAGAAGGAGCTGGGCCGGGGCGACTTCTCGAAGATCCCCAACGGCCTTCCGGGCGTCGAGAACCGCATGGACCTGCTCCACCAGGGCGTCGTCGAAGGGCGCATCAGCCGCCGCCGCTGGATCGAGATCGCCTGCGCCACCCCCGCCCGGATGTTCGGCATGTACCCGAAGAAGGGGACCATCGCCCCGGGCGCCGACGCCGACGTCGTCATCTACGACCCGCACGCCGAGCAGATCATCTCCGCCGAGACCCACCACATGAACGTCGACTACTCGGCGTACGAGGGCAAACGCCTCACCGGCCGCGTCGAGACGGTCCTGTCACGGGGCGAACTCGTCATCACCGAGCGGGAGTACACGGGACACGCCGGGCACGGCGTCTACACCCCGCGCTCCACCTGCCAGTACCTCAACTAG
- a CDS encoding TIGR03842 family LLM class F420-dependent oxidoreductase: MDFGLVLQTDPPASKVVSLMKRAERNGFSHGWTFDSAVLWQEPFVIYSQILANTSRLTVGTMVTNPGTRTWEVTASTFATLNDMFGNRTVCGIGRGDSAMRVAGRAPNTLARISEAMKVIRALASGREADLGGTVVRFPWIKEDARLPVWMAAYGPKALKMTGEEADGFILQLADLYLTEYMVKAVKDAAVAAGRDPSEVKICVAAPAYVTDDDSPEALAHARDQCRWFGGMVGNHVADLVSKYGAHSSQVPEELTEYIKSRQGYDYSHHGRSDNPDTDFVPDEIVDRFCLIGPVEKHIEKLNALRELGVDQFAVYDMHDAQEKVIDVYGTTVIPAVNG; encoded by the coding sequence ATGGACTTCGGACTCGTCCTGCAGACCGACCCGCCGGCCTCGAAGGTCGTCAGCCTGATGAAGCGCGCCGAGCGCAACGGCTTCAGCCACGGCTGGACCTTCGACTCCGCGGTGCTCTGGCAGGAACCGTTCGTGATCTACAGTCAGATCCTGGCGAACACCAGCAGGTTGACGGTCGGGACGATGGTGACCAACCCGGGCACCCGCACCTGGGAGGTCACCGCCTCCACCTTCGCCACCCTCAACGACATGTTCGGCAACCGCACGGTGTGCGGCATCGGCCGCGGCGACTCCGCGATGCGTGTCGCCGGCCGCGCCCCGAACACCCTCGCCCGGATCAGCGAGGCCATGAAGGTCATCCGGGCGCTCGCCTCGGGCCGGGAGGCCGACCTCGGCGGTACGGTCGTCAGGTTCCCCTGGATCAAGGAAGACGCCCGGCTCCCCGTGTGGATGGCCGCGTACGGTCCCAAGGCGCTGAAGATGACCGGCGAGGAGGCCGACGGCTTCATCCTCCAGCTCGCCGACCTGTACCTCACCGAGTACATGGTGAAGGCGGTCAAGGACGCGGCCGTCGCCGCCGGCCGTGACCCGTCCGAGGTGAAGATCTGCGTCGCCGCCCCGGCGTACGTCACCGACGACGACTCGCCCGAGGCGCTCGCCCATGCCCGCGACCAGTGCCGGTGGTTCGGCGGGATGGTCGGCAACCACGTCGCCGACCTGGTGTCCAAGTACGGCGCGCACTCGTCCCAGGTACCCGAGGAACTCACCGAGTACATCAAGTCCCGTCAGGGGTACGACTACTCGCACCACGGACGCAGCGACAACCCCGACACCGACTTCGTGCCCGACGAGATCGTCGACCGGTTCTGTCTCATCGGCCCCGTCGAGAAGCACATCGAGAAGCTCAACGCCCTGCGCGAGCTGGGCGTCGACCAGTTCGCCGTCTACGACATGCACGACGCGCAGGAGAAGGTCATCGACGTGTACGGCACGACGGTCATCCCGGCGGTCAACGGCTGA
- a CDS encoding NCS1 family nucleobase:cation symporter-1: MTDTAPTAIPPTAQVTLADGRVEIASGSPQPSGPYANEDLLPVPVEKRTWTTYNFSALWVGMAHNTASWTLASGLIAVGMDWKQAVFTIALANLIVLVPMLLTGHAGPKYGIPFPVFARASFGIRGANLPAVVRALVACGWFGIQTWIGGEAIYFLAGKLIGNGWSDAGKIGGYAWTMWLSFAVFWAIQVAIIYRGMETIRRFENWAAPFVLVGALVMLIWMSDKAGGFGPLLDQPSKLGWGADFWKLFWPSLMGMIGFWSTLSLNIPDFTRYGKSQKAQTWGQALGLPTTMTLFALLSVMVTSGSQAVYGETIWDPVQLAAKTDNVFGLLFALVTVLVATLSVNIAANLVSPAFDFSNIAPRKISFRTGALVTSVLGVLIFPWKLYSDPQGYIFTWLGLVGGLLGTVAGILIADYWILRRGKLDLTDLYRTGGRYWYDAGWNWRAVVAFVAGGVLAIGGASFKPLFDGRPVPALESLADYGWAVGLGTSMVLYLALMLPRGRQEGQEAQEQERQESDAA, from the coding sequence ATGACCGACACCGCTCCCACGGCGATACCGCCGACCGCCCAAGTCACCCTCGCCGACGGCCGGGTGGAGATCGCCTCCGGTTCGCCGCAGCCCAGCGGCCCCTACGCCAACGAGGACCTGCTCCCGGTCCCGGTGGAGAAGCGCACCTGGACCACGTACAACTTCTCCGCGCTGTGGGTCGGCATGGCCCACAACACGGCGTCGTGGACGCTCGCTTCCGGTCTCATCGCCGTCGGCATGGACTGGAAGCAGGCGGTGTTCACCATCGCGCTGGCCAACCTCATCGTGCTGGTCCCGATGCTGCTCACCGGGCACGCGGGACCGAAGTACGGCATCCCCTTCCCGGTCTTCGCCCGCGCCTCCTTCGGCATCCGCGGCGCCAACCTCCCCGCCGTCGTACGGGCGTTGGTGGCGTGCGGCTGGTTCGGCATCCAGACCTGGATCGGCGGCGAGGCGATCTACTTCCTCGCCGGGAAACTCATCGGCAACGGCTGGAGCGACGCCGGGAAGATCGGCGGCTACGCCTGGACGATGTGGCTGTCGTTCGCCGTCTTCTGGGCGATCCAGGTCGCGATCATCTACCGGGGCATGGAGACGATCCGCCGCTTCGAGAACTGGGCGGCGCCCTTCGTCCTGGTCGGCGCGCTGGTGATGCTGATCTGGATGAGCGACAAGGCAGGCGGTTTCGGCCCGTTGCTCGACCAGCCCTCCAAGCTCGGCTGGGGCGCCGACTTCTGGAAGCTGTTCTGGCCGTCCCTGATGGGCATGATCGGTTTCTGGTCGACCCTGTCGCTGAACATCCCGGACTTCACCCGGTACGGCAAGTCGCAGAAGGCGCAGACCTGGGGACAAGCCCTCGGCTTGCCCACGACCATGACGCTCTTCGCGCTGCTGTCGGTGATGGTCACCTCCGGTTCGCAGGCCGTGTACGGCGAGACGATCTGGGACCCGGTACAGCTCGCCGCCAAGACGGACAACGTCTTCGGGCTGCTGTTCGCGCTGGTGACCGTGCTGGTGGCGACCCTGTCCGTGAACATCGCGGCCAACCTGGTCTCGCCGGCCTTCGACTTCTCCAACATCGCGCCCCGGAAGATCAGTTTCCGTACCGGCGCCCTCGTGACCAGCGTCCTCGGCGTGCTGATCTTCCCGTGGAAGCTGTACTCCGACCCGCAGGGCTACATCTTCACCTGGCTCGGTCTGGTCGGCGGTCTGCTGGGCACGGTCGCCGGCATCCTCATCGCCGACTACTGGATCCTGCGCCGCGGCAAGCTCGACCTGACCGACCTGTACCGCACGGGCGGCCGTTACTGGTACGACGCCGGCTGGAACTGGCGGGCCGTGGTGGCCTTCGTCGCCGGTGGCGTCCTCGCGATCGGCGGCGCCAGCTTCAAGCCACTGTTCGACGGGCGGCCCGTCCCGGCACTGGAATCCCTCGCCGACTACGGCTGGGCGGTCGGGCTCGGCACCTCGATGGTGCTCTACCTGGCGCTGATGCTGCCGCGCGGCCGACAGGAGGGCCAGGAAGCACAGGAACAGGAGAGGCAGGAATCAGACGCCGCCTGA
- a CDS encoding gamma-glutamyltransferase family protein, whose protein sequence is MFTTRPTLQGTFGMVSSTHWLASQSAMAVLEGGGNAYDAAVAGAFVLHVVEPHLNGPAGEVPILLAPAGGEVRVLCGQGVAPAGATVAHYRGLGLDLVPGTGPLAAAVPGAFDAWLLLLRDHGTKSLADVLKYAVGYAEHGHAPVENVGATVETVRELFETEWTSSAEVYLPGGRSPRTGELLRNPALAATWRRLLAETAGAGDREAEIEAAREVWRTGFVAEALVRQAARPTLDTSGERHTGTLTAADLADWSATYETPATYDWNGWTVCKAGPWSQGPALLQQLALLPPELPAYGSADYVHLLIEGCKLAMADREAWYGDAAEVPLGELLAAGYNADRRGLIGDKASYELRPGSPGGRPPRLSPHAYAVVSDDPVFNPMGAGEPTVAKRPASPAPGEPEVTGEGLTRGDTCHLDVVDRWGNMVAATPSGGWLQSNPVVPELGFPLGTRLQMTWLEEGLPNSLTPGRRPRTTLTPSIALRDGVPVLAFGTPGGDQQDQWQLHFFLAVALRARVRGGLDLQGAIDAPNWHNDAFPGSFYPRGMRPGSVTVESRMPAEVVEELRRRGHDVTLGDPWSEGRLCAVARDPENGILSAAANPRGMQGYAVGR, encoded by the coding sequence GTGTTCACCACCCGACCCACCCTCCAGGGAACCTTCGGCATGGTGTCCTCCACGCACTGGCTGGCCTCCCAGTCGGCGATGGCCGTCCTGGAGGGCGGCGGCAACGCCTACGACGCGGCCGTGGCCGGCGCCTTCGTGCTGCACGTCGTCGAACCGCATCTCAACGGCCCCGCCGGCGAGGTGCCGATCCTGCTCGCCCCGGCGGGCGGCGAGGTGCGGGTGCTGTGCGGGCAGGGGGTGGCGCCGGCGGGTGCGACGGTCGCGCACTACCGGGGGCTGGGCCTGGACCTCGTCCCCGGCACCGGACCCCTCGCCGCCGCCGTGCCCGGCGCGTTCGACGCCTGGCTGCTCCTGCTGCGCGACCACGGCACCAAGTCCCTCGCCGACGTCCTGAAGTACGCCGTCGGGTACGCCGAGCACGGGCACGCGCCCGTGGAGAACGTCGGCGCGACCGTCGAGACCGTACGGGAACTGTTCGAGACGGAGTGGACCTCCTCGGCGGAGGTGTACCTGCCGGGCGGGCGGTCGCCCCGCACCGGCGAACTGCTGCGCAACCCCGCCCTCGCCGCCACCTGGCGGCGGCTGCTCGCCGAGACCGCCGGGGCGGGCGACCGGGAGGCGGAGATCGAGGCCGCGCGGGAGGTGTGGCGGACCGGGTTCGTCGCCGAGGCGCTCGTCCGGCAGGCCGCCCGGCCCACCCTGGACACCAGCGGCGAGCGCCACACCGGCACCCTCACGGCCGCCGACCTCGCCGACTGGTCCGCGACCTACGAGACGCCGGCGACCTACGACTGGAACGGCTGGACCGTGTGCAAGGCCGGGCCCTGGAGCCAGGGCCCGGCCCTCCTCCAGCAGCTCGCCCTGCTGCCGCCCGAGCTGCCCGCGTACGGCTCGGCCGACTACGTCCATCTCCTGATCGAGGGCTGCAAGCTCGCCATGGCCGACCGCGAGGCCTGGTACGGCGACGCGGCCGAGGTCCCGCTCGGCGAGCTGCTCGCCGCCGGCTACAACGCGGACCGGCGCGGGCTGATCGGCGACAAGGCGTCGTACGAGCTGCGGCCCGGCAGCCCCGGCGGGCGCCCGCCGAGGCTCAGCCCGCACGCGTACGCGGTCGTCAGTGACGATCCCGTCTTCAACCCGATGGGCGCGGGGGAGCCGACCGTCGCCAAGAGGCCGGCCTCGCCGGCGCCCGGGGAGCCGGAGGTGACGGGCGAGGGGCTCACCCGCGGAGACACCTGCCACCTCGACGTCGTCGACCGCTGGGGCAACATGGTCGCGGCCACGCCCAGCGGCGGCTGGCTCCAGTCCAACCCGGTCGTGCCCGAACTGGGCTTCCCGCTCGGCACCCGGCTCCAGATGACCTGGCTGGAGGAGGGCCTGCCCAACTCGCTGACGCCCGGCCGCCGCCCCCGCACCACCCTCACCCCCTCGATCGCGCTGCGCGACGGGGTGCCGGTGCTGGCGTTCGGCACGCCCGGGGGCGACCAGCAGGACCAGTGGCAGCTGCACTTCTTCCTGGCCGTCGCCCTCCGCGCGCGGGTACGCGGCGGACTCGACCTCCAGGGCGCGATCGACGCCCCGAACTGGCACAACGACGCCTTCCCCGGTTCCTTCTACCCGCGCGGCATGCGGCCGGGCAGCGTCACCGTGGAGTCCCGGATGCCGGCGGAGGTGGTGGAGGAGCTGCGGCGGCGCGGCCATGACGTCACCCTCGGCGACCCGTGGTCCGAGGGCCGGCTGTGTGCGGTGGCCCGCGACCCGGAGAACGGAATCCTGTCGGCCGCCGCGAACCCGCGAGGGATGCAGGGGTACGCGGTGGGCCGCTGA